One genomic region from Prunus persica cultivar Lovell chromosome G3, Prunus_persica_NCBIv2, whole genome shotgun sequence encodes:
- the LOC18779316 gene encoding basic leucine zipper 61, with amino-acid sequence MAQLPPKIPSMTPSWPDFSHQKMPPMGHFAPNGNAPAVNATTASQNSCWVDEFIDFSSARRGSHRRSVSDSITFLETPMQDECRAPHGSHPNNHEFDRFDDEQFMSMFTTEEISAAAAAAGPTGSSSNPSSPSDHNSINEDEKEADAPHHKQLKNESEEVESQCEQPNPNDTTKSKSNDRKIDPKRVKRILANRQSAQRSRVRKLQYISELERSVTSLQAEVSVLSPRVAFLDHQRLLLNVDNSALKQRIAALAQDKIFKDAHQEALKREIERLRQVYHQQNLKKMENVAQSPTPPSDTITTPEKEQLLNVSS; translated from the exons ATGGCACAATTACCTCCTAAAATCCCAAGCATGACACCCAGTTGGCCTGACTTTTCTCACCAAAAGATGCCTCCCATGGGCCATTTTGCACCCAATGGAAATGCCCCTGCGGTCAACGCCACCACCGCATCTCAAAACTCTTGTTGGGTTGATGAATTCATCGACTTCTCTTCGGCGAGACGTGGGTCCCACCGGAGATCGGTCAGCGACTCCATTACCTTCCTCGAGACACCAATGCAGGACGAATGCCGTGCACCGCATGGTTCACACCCCAACAACCACGAGTTTGATAGGTTTGACGACGAACAATTCATGTCCATGTTCACAACCGAAGAAATCTCTGctgccgccgccgccgccggcCCCACCGGCTCGTCCTCGAACCCGTCCTCGCCTTCCGACCATAACAGCATTAATGAGGACGAGAAAGAAGCGGATGCGCCTCATCACAAGCAGCTGAAGAACGAATCTGAAGAGGTGGAAAGCCAATGCGAACAACCAAATCCAAATGATACAACGAAGAGCAAGTCCAATGACAGGAAAATTGATCCAAAAAGGGTCAAGAG AATCTTGGCAAACAGACAATCTGCACAAAGATCACGGGTGAGGAAGCTGCAGTACATATCAGAACTCGAACGCAGCGTTACCTCTCTACAA GCTGAAGTTTCAGTTTTGTCACCGCGGGTTGCGTTTCTTGACCATCAACGCTTGCTGCTAAATGTCGACAACAGTGCTCTCAAACAAAGAATTGCAGCATTGGCGcaggataagattttcaaagATG CTCATCAAGAAGCATTGAAGAGGGAAATAGAGAGGCTAAGGCAAGTATATCACCAACAAAACCTCAAGAAGATGGAGAACGTTGCTCAATCACCAACACCACCCTCAGACACCATAACAACTCCTGAAAAAGAACAGCTCCTCAATGTTTCCTCCTAA